The Meriones unguiculatus strain TT.TT164.6M chromosome 18, Bangor_MerUng_6.1, whole genome shotgun sequence genome segment TTGGGAAAGACGAAGTCTGAAATCTTCCTTTAGTCTGCATTATGAAAGCAAACTCTAAGCAAAACTCACGTGCCCTCTGCAGGATTTCGGCTTGGACGGGAGCTCATCTGATCAGTAAGCCTCCCTCAGTTCTACAGAAGGCAGCCCTCCACTGCTCCCAGCCAGAGATGGCTGAGGAGCCCCAAGGAAAGGTGTCAAGAAGACCAAAAGCAGAGGCTACCCTGCCCAAGGGGGAAGCCCCTCAGCTAGTCAGGCATGGAGGACTGTATGTTCTCtcaaacagcacagaaacacCTGGACGGGTGGGGGTTGCAACCACCAAGCACACACCCTGAGTGGGCGACACTGTCCTTCACGATGTTCAATACCTACATTAAGAAACCCAAATGGGTCTTCCCTGTGACTTCTTTGCAACTCAAAGCTATAGCTTACTCACAGCCCACATTATAAACAGACTGtatatacagatttttaaaaaataaaacacaaattaaaaaggaaaaaaaaaaaaaagacagtgagtTGAAGCTTTTCATTATCTAAGTCACAGCAGCTGGGCTGGCCTTGATGACCTGCCCCTCACTCAATCCTGCTCCAGCTCTCCTGGCCATGGGTGGGACTCTGCTACTCATCTTCCAAGGCAGATGTCAGAATCCCCTTGTCAGTCAGGTGAGACTTCAGTGTATTGAAGATGTGGAGCTGCTGATCCGGCCGCAACGTCAGAAACTGCTGAATCAGCTTGCTCGGGTTTGGGCCCCTACAACAGAACATGAAGCAACCCTGAGCGGGGCCAGCTGCTTCGCTGGCCCAGTTACCCATGTGCTAGTTGATCCCTGAATTCACTCTTAGAGGTGGAGAGACCTCAGTGACCCTCTAAACAGTAACAACTGAAACCTCACTCATGCTTAGGCTGGTTTTACTGAACCACCGGAGACAAGTTCGAGGATTTCAGAGTTTGAAACCCCACTCATCTGGCTCAGGTAGAGGGGACGCGCACCTGATAAAGCTGGCGATATACACGTTGACAAAGGTGGCCATCAGGTACTGGCAGTCAAAGCGATCCATGATGCCTCCATGACCAGGAATGGTGTTGGCGAAGTCCTGTTAGAGGCAGAGGGAAACATGATGAGCCTAGGCTCTCCAACAATCAAATTCTACACTAATGGACCCACCCCATGTCccaaaccctgctgggtagagaagGTGATGGAAAGAGGCATAGAATCAAATGAACAATGGTCAATTgggaaatgttcttttttttttttttgaaagaaacacTAATAAATGAAAACCTGACTTCCTCTCTTACTGTCCCCAAATTGAACACATGGGTCAAGAAGAGCGCACATTTTTAAGTGCCAGGTGCATACGCTGGCATGGTGAAGGGTAAACACTGACGCAGCAGGGCAGGGGAGAGACTGGATGGGCAACAGACAGGGGTGAGGGGCGGGGCGGAGAGTTCCCTACTTTAATTTTAAAGGCTCGCTTGAATCCACTTGCGAAGAACCCTCCAAATGGGCCGATGAGCGAGGCAAAGGTGGAGAGAGCGATGCTGTGGATCTGGAAAGGGTACATCCTCACCGTTTTCTGAGAAGAagtgaaatcaaaatcaagaGGTGTGCAAGTCTGGCTTTTCACAGTTAATgggagaaattaataaatccAGTTCTCTACTTTTTTAATCCACCAGAAGACTGAAAGGAAAGACGGTAGGTCCTACGGTTTGGAGCACCAAAGAACCTAGGTTCAGTTTCTAACATACGTGGTGGCCTACAACCATCCATAACACCAATTcaagatctgatgccttcttctggtgtccactggcactgcacacacatacacacaagcaaagcactcacacatataaaaggaatgagtcttaaaaaaaaaaaaaaagagagaaaagaaaaggaaaggaaaggaaagcgaAAACTGGCCCATGTTTTTAGGTCTCCTAATGGTAGACATTAAGATATTCTGGCCTGGAGTGGAGGCAggtgcctgcaatcccaggacttggTAGGTAGAAGCAgtaagatcaggagttcaagagcagcctcagctacacagagagtGTAAGGTCAGACTAGACTAcataagaacctgtctcaaacaaacagaaatcaacTTATGTTGTTTTGCAAGCACTGTATGAACAAAGTCCAGAGAATGTAGCTTACAGAAAATGTAATTTCAAAAGGATGAGTATTTCAGCGGCCTTCTCAGAGAACTGTGGCTATTCTTTACCTTTATGCCAGAACCTGACACAGATAGTTCCTTAAACGTTAGGTGCAGGCTGGGGAGATACTCATCAGTTAACGTACTTGCCCTATAAGCAAGAGGAacagagttcagattcccagaatccatggaAATGCTGGGTGTGCACGGCAGCCACACCTCGAAGGGGatccagagcaagctggctagcaagaTTAGCCACAATGGCAAGCTTGTGGTTTGCTCAGGAAACCCCGAATTAAAAGAATACGGTaaaagagcaactgaggaagatttCTGCCATCAACCTTGGGCTTCcacatatgtatgtttatttacatatacctgcaaacatgcacatattcatacacacaatcacaaacaaacatgaaaagaaatataGTTGCAAGCCAGGTGGTAGAAGGATTCCAAGTTCTTAATGAAATACTGTTtcccaaaaacaaaagcaaaaaaaaaagaaaaggtacagTGTGAAATCTAAAGCCCTCCTACTGAATGTTGTGTGCTGCTTCACATAAGTCCATGGTCTACAATGCCCTGCTGGTGGTTCTTTTACCCAGGCATGACTGTGGAACATCATTTACTGATCAGTATTTCAGAAACAGTGGCTCATGCTGGGCTTGGAgacacacgcctttgatcccagcactcagaaagcagaggtaggtggatctctgttagttcgaggccagactggtctacaaagtgagtccagggcagccagagctctgttacacagagaaatactgtcatcctgtcttaaaaaccaaaaaaacaacaacaaaagaagtgcTGGCTCACTGTTATGCAACTTCCACATGTGGGCACACTCTGCTACATGATGCCAGAGGGCTTTTAAGTGTCACAACGCCACAGTGCCTCACAGTAACAGGCGCACACTTTCAAACTTCTCATTTTCACCTGAAATGCAGACTTTTATCATTGGTTACAACTGCTATCAGTCATTTTCTTTGAAGTGACAGAGTTACTTCATTCCTCTCAAGAAAAACACCCATTTCATAACCAAGTCTTCTCTAATAAAACCTATGCCAACGACTAAGCAGCCAGCTGAGCTCACAACTGAATCAACTATACATGTTTCTCCTTGGGACACTTGTGCTTCAGTATTTGGCAGAAGTATTTTCTACTTCAGTACAGAGAATATTAAAATGGTGTCAGGGATCAGGAATATCTTAATGAAGTTACTAATTTTAGAATCCTATCAAGGGCATTCACAAGAGCAACTAGCTTGTCTGCATTCACTAGGGTACAGCATGAAGCAAGCAATGGCCTGCCAGCCCAGGCAGCTTTAGCTTACACCCATTGCCGTAAGCTTACCCACCACTGATTCTGCATCATCAAGGACACACCAGCCCAGTGAAAGAGGCGCACGTTACTCAGAAAGCAGCTGGGACTTCACAGAGCCCTTTAAAGAAACCTCAGGGTCCTCTAGGAGCTACACAATCTGAGAACCGCTTCTCGACGAGACAGGGAGTTGGGGAAAGGCCTTCTCTACCCTTATCCTGGCGTAGAGCTCAGATGGGGAAGCTACCATCTCTGGAGGGAACTCCTCTGCGCAGGCACCCATGTAAGTATTACGTACCCAGCCTACGACTGACTGGATCACCCCAGGAATGTTGTACTCCTGCAAGCGGAATAGGTCAGAGGGCTCACAGTCCACAGTGAAGCTGTTGGTGTCATTGTTGTATTCCACAGGACACACGAAGCATCTGTACCCAGACATCACATAGGAGAGCTAAGGATGAAGAGCAGAGGGACAGGCAAGAACACCAGCTGCAGACATTCAGCCTGGCTGGCCCACAGCTGACCGGCCCACCATTCTCAGAGAGCCTCCTACCTCGTCCACTGCAGGCCATGGGCTCAAACACAGGTTTGTGTTTCACCacgtgtatttttttttattttttatattagttacagtttattcactttgtatcccagctgtagccccctccctctttccctcccaatcctatactccctcccccatctcctcccatgcccctcccccagtccactgatagaggaggtcctcctccccttccctctgaccctagcttatcaggtctcatcgggactggctgcattgtcttcctctgtggcctggcaaggctgctccccactcagggggacaTGTGTATTTTACCTGAACTGTTAAATAAAAAGGTTCACATGTCTCACTGGGGACTCACATATATATGTCCATATGTGATCTGAACAAAGATGTAAGACAATTCTTCCCACCCGGGGAACCCTGCCCCACCGTGCGAAGAGTCTCTGAACTCAGTGCTACACAGAAACCATGGTGGGTGTGAAGGGTTCAGTGACAGCCAGCCAACGCTAAGAGAGGGCCTGAGGACCAGCCACAAAAAGTGGTGTTCTCCAAGGGCTGGAAGATTGTGTTTCTCCAGGACAGTCCTGTGTACAAGAAAATCTGAGGCAAAGTAACACATCTCACCTCACTCCTTACTCCAAGTTGCCAGAGTTACCCCAATCTTAGTATGACATGGTGTGTGGACATTAGAGGACAGATAAGGTATACATGGACCCTACACAACTGCTTGAAAGCTGGCAGGTGCCATGCCAGTTACAGAAAGTGTTCTTCCAGGCAAGGGCCAGCATTGggcagaaaagactctgtgctcTGGAAGACAAGTGTCTACTCCTGCACAAGCCTCTGAAGATGGTGTAAGCCTTGTCCCTTCCCCATCCAGATGGGAGCTACCACCTACCAGAAGGCCAAACACCACAGTAGCAAAGAAGCCCCCAATGAAGCCTTCCCAGGTCTTCTTTGGAGAGAGCTGCAGACAGAAAACACACTGTCAGCATAGAACACTCTGGAACTCAGATTTGGTGGTCCATCACTTATGAAAAGTatttccagggctggagagatggctcagtagttaagagcacggACCCctcatccagaggacctgggttaaatttccagcacccacatggcagctcacaactgtctgtaactccaagatctgacactctcacacaaatatgcatacaggcaaaacaccactgcacacacaaaaaaataaacgtacataaataaataaagtatttccagccaggcatgatggtattcatctgttgttgttgtcgtcattgtttgtttttcgggacagggtttctctgtgtagcctcggctgtcctggatttgctttgtagaccaggctggcctcaaactcagagatccgcctgcctctgcctccctgagtgctgggattacagatgtgcaccaccatgccaggctaatGCAACATACATTTAATCCAGTTTTAGGGAGccggaagcaggaggatctctgtttaaagctagcctggtctacatggtgagttccaggacaaccagggc includes the following:
- the Cds2 gene encoding phosphatidate cytidylyltransferase 2 isoform X2, coding for MIAFFFIIIYLGPMVLMMIVMCVQIKCFHEIITIGYNVYHSYDLPWFRTLSWYFLLCVNYFFYGETVTDYFFTLVQREEPLRILSRYHRFISFTLYLTGFCMFVLSLVKKHYRLQFYMFGWTHVTLLIVVTQSHLVIHNLFEGMIWFIVPISCVICNDIMAYMFGFFFGRTPLIKLSPKKTWEGFIGGFFATVVFGLLLSYVMSGYRCFVCPVEYNNDTNSFTVDCEPSDLFRLQEYNIPGVIQSVVGWKTVRMYPFQIHSIALSTFASLIGPFGGFFASGFKRAFKIKDFANTIPGHGGIMDRFDCQYLMATFVNVYIASFIRGPNPSKLIQQFLTLRPDQQLHIFNTLKSHLTDKGILTSALEDE